In one Colletotrichum destructivum chromosome 2, complete sequence genomic region, the following are encoded:
- a CDS encoding Putative cyanovirin-N, whose translation MKFTTASLTAIVAFFATGSVANAAAINNQAQGMAAQGGFAESCKDFAIHAREISHDTYFDIDAKCAALNDRELNTRLQLSLCLANDAGVIKWSKRGKFDKSCNGCTIKHVSKKEVRMGCWCDLVVGKTFRYTEINLNDGIRNEGGHTWCGDEIGTAW comes from the exons ATGAAGTTCACTACTGCTTCTCTCACTGCCATTGTGGCCTTCTTTGCGACCGGCTCCGTCGCCAATGCGGCTGCCATCAACAACCAAGCCCAGGGTATGGCTGCTCAGGGTGGCTTTGCTGAGAGTTGCAAGGACTTCGCCATTCACGCGCGCGAAATCTCCCACGACACCTACTTTGACATCGATGCCAAGTGCGCCGCTCTTAACGACCGAGAGCTCAACACTCGCCTCCAGCTCAGTCTCTGCCTGGCCAACGATGCTGGCGTCATAAAGTGGTCCAAGCG TGGCAAGTTCGACAAGTCCTGCAATGGTTGCACCATCAAGCATGTCAGCAAGAAAGAGGTTAGGATGGGCTGCTGGTGTGATCTTGTTGTCGGAAAGACATTCCGTTACACTGAAATCAACCTTA ATGACGGCATCCGCAATGAGGGCGGTCACACCTGGTGTGGTGACGAGATTGGCACTGCCTGGTAG
- a CDS encoding Putative soluble quinoprotein glucose/sorbosone dehydrogenase: protein MKAFGTAALAVAAVASAVLAQECADVLSPSYTAPQVAPGWQAQLVATGYKKPRTIHVDSEGALLVLDAAVGVYRVTFQDNGGTCLKVMESKLLVNNTRLTHGMAFSDDGKTLYASSVSQVLAWAYDAKAGTVNAEPAVVIDNMANNDQTTRTLVMSKASRNWLVVSRGVDENFDMDALDASSGHAQVKAFDLSKAGNDPFDFNTDGQLLGWGIRNAVAVDEDPATGNVWAMDNSIDDITRNGVDVHDNNPGEELNLLGAVANDTRTENGPANYGYPRCFAVWDTSIPLNDSLRVGDQFSMEQNATMNDTRCHNDYVAPRLTFQSHTSPVFLKFANDGSRAFMSFRGSFNRPDPVGYALTAVDFSNGEPVASSDSTDALKNIMYNKDLSACPGQCFRPVGLAWDAQNRLFMTSDSTGEIYILRQDDATPTSTTPGTFATPTATPTAKPNAASGVAPSLGLGLGVLAAACLLSL from the exons ATGAAGGCATTCGGAactgccgccctcgcggtAGCAGCTGTCGCCTCGGCGGTCCTGGCACAGGAGTGCGCCGACGTGCTCTCCCCGAGCTATACTGCTCCCCAGGTCGCGCCCGGTTGGCAGGCCCAGCTTGTCGCGACCGGCTACAAGAAGCCGCGGACGATCCATGTCGACAGCGAGGGCGCCCTGCTGgttctcgacgccgctgtGGGTGTCTACCGCGTCACGTTCCAGGACAATGGCGGCACCTGTCTCAAGGTGATGGAGAGCAAGCTGCTGGTCAACAACACTCGT CTTACGCACGGCATGGCCTTctcggacgacggcaagACTCTGTACGCCTCCTCCGTCAGCCAGGTCCTCGCCTGGGCCTACGACGCAAAGGCCGGCACCGTCAACGCCgagcccgccgtcgtcatcgacaacATGGCCAACAACGACCAGACGACGCGCACGCTCGTCATGTCCAAGGCGTCCCGCAACTGGCTCGTCGTCTCGCGCGGTGTCGACGAGAATTTCGACAtggacgccctcgacgcctccTCGGGCCACGCCCAGGTCAAGGCCTTCGACCTCAGCAAGGCCGGCAACGACCCCTTCGACTTCAACACGGATGGCCAGCTGCTGGGCTGGGGCATCcgcaacgccgtcgccgtcgacgaggacccgGCCACCGGCAACGTCTGGGCCATGGACAActccatcgacgacatcacccgcaacggcgtcgacgtccacGACAACAAcccgggcgaggagctcaacctactcggcgccgtcgccaacgacacGAGGACCGAGAACGGACCCGCCAACTACGGCTACCCGCGCTGTTTCGCCGTCTGGGACACGTCCATCCCCCTCAACGACTCGCTCCGTGTCGGCGACCAGTTCTCCATGGAGCAGAACGCCACCATGAACGACACCCGCTGCCACAACGACTACGTCGCCCCGCGTCTGACGTTCCAGTCCCACACCTCGCCCGTTTTCCTCAAGTTCGCCAACGACGGCTCCCGTGCCTTTATGTCGTTCCGCGGAAGTT TCAACCGCCCTGACCCCGTCGGCTACGCCCTCACCGCCGTCGACTTCTCCAACGGCGAGCCCGTCGCCAGCAGCGACTCCACCGACGCCCTCAAGAACATCATGTATAACAAGGACCTGTCCGCCTGCCCTGGCCAGTGCTTCCGCCCcgtcggcctggcctggGACGCCCAGAACCGCCTGTTCATGACGTCTGACTCGACCGGTGAGATCTACATCCTGCGCCAGGACGACGCCACGCCCACGTCTACCACCCCCGGCACCTTTGCCACACCCACCGCCACGCCCACCGCCAAACCCAACGCGGCAAGCGGTGTTGCCCCTTCGctcggcctgggcctcggtGTGTTGGCcgctgcttgcttgctgtcTCTTtaa
- a CDS encoding Putative Pma1 stabilization in the golgi family protein: MIPAAQRLLLSALTAATIVFLSATPASAAAVAAAPAAAAAAVHPRQAAIPVNDWITIDSNGHAKTITPSVVTSNGALTTISPPPYSLTGSVFTVTATSGSALTTSTGAPPPPQASNTLGYGGVFPVCNNRVGNDSPFCFPGRGNTLHVESTYYITWDTTFFADPATPVVIIGFDVDNGVTDSAPAFSVTNLVGGDGWVPWTPRVRDLEDRDSNNMTILLVYSDPETGEEMNKTGPVFTVRATVDTDPSSSRPNLLAILLPVILISLAIAAVMLWLYIRRRRRHAAAAAAALERQNVPYTPTKGQAQAQAHARGMTHAHKSSADIQLGPTSPSLDESPGRNVFQDEVRRQDRERK; this comes from the exons ATGATTCCCGCCGCCCAGCGACTCCTGTTGTCGGCcctgacggcggcgacgataGTTTTCCTCTCCGCCACACCGGCgtccgccgctgccgtcgcagccgctcccgccgccgccgccgccgccgttcaCCCCCGGCAGGCTGCTATTCCCGTCAACGACTGGATCACCATCGACTCAAACGGCCATGCCAAGACCATCACGCCCTCCGTCGTCACCAGCAACGGGGCACTCACAACCATCAGCCCGCCCCCCTACTCGCTGACGGGTTCCGTCTTCACCGTCACCGCAACCTCGGGCAGCGCACTCACGACGAGCAccggcgcgccgccgccgccacagGCGAGCAACACGCTGGGCTATggcggcgtcttccccgTCTGCAACAACAGGGTCGGCAATGACTCTCCCTTCTGCTTCCCAGGACGGGGCAACACTCTGCACGTGGAGTCGACGTACTACA TCACCTGGGACACGACCTTCTTCGCAGACCCAGCCAcccccgtcgtcatcatcggcttcgATGTCGACAACGGCGTCACCGACAGCGCGCCCGCCTTCTCCGTCACGAaccttgtcggcggcgatggctgGGTGCCCTGGACCCCGCGCGTCAGGGACCTCGAAGACCGCGACTCCAACAACATgaccatcctcctcgtctaCAGCGACCCAGAAACGGGCGAGGAGATGAACAAGACAGGCCCCGTCTTCACCGTTCGCGCCACTGTCGACACCGACCCCTCGAGCTCGCGGCCGAACTTGCTCGCTATCCTGCTGcccgtcatcctcatctccctcgccatcgccgccgtcatgctCTGGCTGTACATCCGACGCCGCAGgcgccacgccgccgccgccgccgccgcgctggaACGGCAGAACGTTCCCTACACGCCCACGAAGGGccaggcccaggcccaggcccaTGCCCGCGGCATGACGCATGCCCACAAAAGCAGCGCCGACATCCAGCTGGGGCCGACGAGTCCGTCCTTGGACGAGTCTCCGGGGAGGAATGTGTTTCAGGACGAGGTCCGTAGACAGGACCGCGAGAGAAAGTAG
- a CDS encoding Putative AMP-dependent synthetase/ligase domain, AMP-binding, AMP-binding enzyme domain, ANL, translating into MKIYTTRPIEVPRDLNLTELLHTSATELPESHIIAADSLTNRSITLGELRDHAGRIAKGLKDVLSPPDQARWAVALPNSVEFLEIFHAILWTGGIVCPVNHALKASEIGHGLAISRPHFVVAYGPMMASVREAVSVAREELHKKGVAWDSPPILSMVKPCRGTRSIPDDFLSSSRLPIPHWTNTSVRLASIHLSSGTTGKPKGVELTHHNFVSNVMQLIALDRARQIFNPSSRTVAFTPWAHIAMTTAPLFLGPYTGMFHHAMPRYNIEDFGRLVESTQATAFQGVPSVVLSLANSDITERFDFSRAQIITVGGAPLKAEQLSRLLSRAPWRLVQAYGMTEAAGYVAYQEFDEVVPDGCTGKLLPGIEAALKREGTTEDAPPGGPGELWLRGPNITRGYAFDPDATRAAFPAEGWYNTGDVCRIDECGRVSIVGRTKELIKYKGFQVSPSELEQIVNSHPHVREAGVGALWDADQLTEVPTAWVVLKNGGNETSREEVVEKLRVIQRAVDGQVSGYKKLSGGVWAVDKVPRNATGKIIRPELVKMTQGPCSLEKPRTLTAKL; encoded by the coding sequence ATGAAGATATACACAACTCGGCCTATTGAAGTACCCCGAGATCTGAATCTCACCGAACTACTTCACACCAGTGCGACTGAGCTGCCCGAGTCTCACATCATCGCCGCGGACAGTCTCACAAACCGGAGCATCACTCTCGGGGAGCTACGAGACCACGCAGGAAGAATCGCAAAGGGTCTGAAGGATGTGCTGAGCCCACCGGATCAAGCTCGTTGGGCCGTCGCGCTGCCAAACAGCGTGGAATTCCTCGAAATATTCCACGCCATCCTGTGGACAGGGGGGATCGTGTGTCCGGTCAATCACGCGCTCAAAGCCTCTGAGATCGGCCATGGGCTTGCCATCTCAAGGCCGCATTTCGTGGTGGCATACgggccgatgatggcgtccGTTCGAGAGGCTGTAAGCGTGGCAAGAGAGGAGCTCCATAAGAAAGGTGTGGCATGGGATTCACCGCCGATACTATCCATGGTGAAGCCCTGCCGAGGCACGAGAAGCATCCCGGATGACTTTCTCTCTTCGTCACGGCTTCCCATCCCCCACTGGACCAACACTTCAGTTCGCCTGGCATCGATACACCTCTCGTCCGGGACGACTGGCAAGCCAAAAGGAGTCGAGCTCACGCATCACAACTTCGTCTCCAACGTGATGCAGCTCATTGCCCTGGACCGCGCCCGCCAGATCTTCAACCCGTCATCCCGTACCGTTGCCTTCACACCCTGGGCTCATATCGCCATGACGACGGCACCCCTGTTTCTCGGACCGTATACTGGTATGTTCCATCACGCCATGCCCCGATACAACATTGAAGACTTTGGACGACTTGTCGAGTCTACCCAGGCGACTGCCTTCCAGGGTGTCCCCAGCGTGGTCCTGTCCCTCGCCAACTCGGACATCACGGAGCGCTTCGACTTCTCCAGGGCGCAGatcatcaccgtcggcggcgcgccgctAAAGGCGGAGCAGCTCTCGAGGCTGCTGAGCCGGGCGCCGTGGAGGCTCGTGCAGGCGTACGGCatgacggaggcggcgggctACGTGGCGTACCAGGAAtttgacgaggtcgtcccGGACGGCTGCACAGGCAAGCTGCTGCCGGGAATCGAAGCCGCTCTcaagagggaggggacgaCGGAAGACGCGCCGCCCGGAGGACCGGGGGAACTGTGGTTGCGCGGGCCGAACATCACGCGCGGGTACGCTTTCGATCCAGACGCGACCCGGGCCGCATTTCCTGCCGAGGGCTGGTACAATACCGGCGACGTGTGCCGTATAGACGAGTGCGGCCGAGTGTCGATCGTGGGACGGACGAAGGAGCTGATCAAGTACAAGGGGTTCCAGGTCAGCCCCAGCGAGCTGGAGCAGATCGTCAACTCCCACCCTCACGTCAGGGAGGCGGGCGTCGGGGCTCTCTGGGACGCGGACCAGTTGACAGAGGTGCCTACCGCGTGGGTTGTGTTGAAGAATGGCGGGAACGAGACGAGCagggaggaggtcgtcgaAAAGCTGAGGGTCATCCAGAGGGCCGTGGACGGGCAGGTCAGCGGATACAAGAAGTTGAGTGGAGGCGTCTGGGCCGTCGACAAGGTACCGAGGAACGCAACGGGGAAGATTATCCGACCAGAGCTGGTCAAGATGACCCAGGGGCCGTGTTCCCTGGAGAAGCCAAGGACGTTGACGGCCAAGCTGTGA
- a CDS encoding Putative acyclic terpene utilization — protein MTPRRPIRIGNCSGAINDGIDQIYRLAKYGNVDAITADYLAEFNMAWKAIELQTRPELGYEPGFLDQLAWHDGDAARLVAGKHIRVVHDGGALNPRGLAEKTDAYFRSLGICHVKVAWVSGDDVTQQVRRGAFGRVTHLDRPGVEFDAPSMGGDLLAANVYTGMAGIVRALEAGADVVVCGRCTDASPVVGLAAWWHGWKGTEHDALAASLMAGHLIECGPYVTGGNYCGQREVPNLFRAGFPIAEVGAGGDVVITKPQGSNGLVSVDTCKAQLLYEIQGRYYLNPDVVADIGGVTFTQLGRDRVRLAGVKGLPPPPTAKLAICLLGGYQAEISAYAVGLDTDFKFEVLKSQVLGQINRSDFTAFSIEKYGSSPTDPRSQRECTTHFRMFAQSRREEAFEQFRRAIFYNGLQGYCGLHLGMDWRTMAPRPYVRYFPALIPQSKMPPLAVSFVNGEDDLVVVPGEQPKSHIVVPRQPDYEPSSSMSDVPSSRTVKRPLGDLVFARSGDKGGNANVGLWVRHASAWPWLQAFLTKQRLIQLLGDDWRDDQYVVERCEFPGLWAVHFVVRGILQEGVSSSSVLDGFAKSLGEFLRARLVGLPVDLVKLEDERRLRGFESNARASKL, from the coding sequence ATGACGCCGAGACGACCGATACGAATCGGCAACTGCTCCGGTGCCATAAACGATGGCATCGATCAGATATACCGCCTCGCCAAGTACGGCAACGTGGACGCCATCACGGCCGACTACCTCGCCGAGTTCAACATGGCGTGGAAGGCCATCGAGCTCCAGACCCGGCCGGAGCTCGGCTACGAGCCCGGCttcctcgaccagctcgcctggcacgacggcgacgcagCCCGTCTCGTCGCAGGGAAGCACATCAGGGTCGTGCACGACGGCGGAGCCCTCAACCCCCGGgggctggccgagaagacggacgCGTACTTCAGGAGCCTCGGCATCTGTCACGTCAAGGTGGCCTGGgtcagcggcgacgacgtcacGCAGCAGGTCAGGCGCGGCGCCTTCGGGCGAGTCACGCACCTCGACCGGCCGGGTGTCGAGTTTGATGCGCCGTCGATgggcggcgacctcctcgcgGCCAACGTCTACACGGGCATGGCCGGCATCGTGCGGGCCCTggaagccggcgccgacgtcgtcgtgtGCGGGAGATGCACCGACGCCAGTCCCGTCGTgggcctcgccgcctggtGGCACGGCTGGAAGGGCACCGAGCacgacgccctcgcggcgAGCCTCATGGCCGGACACCTGATCGAGTGCGGGCCGTACGTGACGGGCGGGAACTACTGCGGCCAGCGCGAGGTGCCGAACCTCTTCCGTGCCGGGTTCCCGATCGCCGAggttggcgccggcggggacGTGGTCATCACGAAGCCCCAAGGGTCCAACGGGCTGGTCTCGGTGGACACGTGCAAGGCGCAGCTGCTGTACGAGATCCAGGGAAGATACTACCTCAACccggacgtcgtcgccgacattGGGGGCGTGACATTCACGCAGTTGGGGAGGGATCGTGTGCGGCTTGCGGGCGTAAAgggcttgccgccgccgccgacggccaagCTGGCCATCTGTCTCCTCGGCGGTTATCAGGCCGAGATATCGGCGTATGCTGTTGGACTGGATACGGACTTCAAGTTCGAGGTGCTGAAGAGCCAGGTGCTTGGTCAGATCAACCGGTCCGACTTCACAGCGTTTAGCATCGAAAAGTATGGCTCCTCACCGACGGATCCGCGGTCACAGAGAGAGTGCACAACGCATTTCCGCATGTTTGCTCAGTCCCGCAGGGAAGAGGCATTCGAGCAGTTCAGGAGAGCCATCTTCTACAACGGCCTCCAAGGCTACTGCGGTCTTCACCTCGGCATGGATTGGCGGACAATGGCGCCGCGGCCTTATGTGCGGTACTTCCCAGCGTTGATACCGCAATCAAAGATGCCTCCTTTGGCCGTAAGCTTCGTCAATGGCGAGGATGATCTGGTCGTTGTGCCAGGCGAACAACCAAAGAGTCATATCGTCGTCCCTCGGCAGCCCGACTACGagccctcttcttccatgTCGGATGTCCCGTCGTCCCGAACAGTAAAGCGGCCCTTGGGCGACCTCGTCTTTGCGCGCAGCGGCGACAAGGGCGGCAACGCAAACGTCGGCCTGTGGGTGCGTCACGCCTCGGCCTGGCCTTGGCTGCAGGCGTTTCTGACCAAGCAGAGACTCATCCAGCTGCTGGGAGATGACTGGCGCGACGACCAGTACGTGGTGGAGAGGTGTGAGTTCCCCGGGCTTTGGGCGGTTCATTTTGTCGTCCGGGGCATCCTGCAGGAGGgagtcagcagcagcagcgttCTGGACGGGTTCGCGAAAAGCCTGGGTGAGTTTCTGCGTGCGAGACTGGTTGGCCTGCCGGTGGACTTGGTCAAGTTGGAAGATGAGCGACGTCTTAGGGGGTTTGAAAGCAATGCTCGAGCATCCAAGTTGTGA